Proteins from one Gimesia maris genomic window:
- a CDS encoding neutral/alkaline non-lysosomal ceramidase N-terminal domain-containing protein — protein MKSPLAPLLLAALALLIPSQVFAELQAGATIVDVTPTKFPVLVNGSMTSRSVSTVKTKVNARAIVVADGEERLAIVVVDSCMLPRPLLDEVKKLAAQRTKIPADHILISATHAHSAPSSLACLGTDADPEYVPFLRGKLVDAIAAAEANLEPAQVGWGSENAADYTALRRWILRSDRLRNDPFGNPTVRATMHAGTNWDNAVGESGPEDPELSLISFRAKNGRPIALLANFSMHYFGDGALSADYFGLYCNGLQEKLGKKDVKDAPAFVAIMSHGCSGDIYRRDYTKPKDQWAITNDINEYSDGLIKITMQAYKNINYLEDADIEMAENRLQMNYRVPNKQLLEWSQRIVKELGDRLPKTQEEIYAREQVILHERQSTEIVTQALRIGDIAITTTPNETYALTGLKLKRQSPLKQTMVIELANGGDGYIPPPEQHLLGGYNTWAARSAGLEVLAEPRIVESDLELLEKVTNQRRKFYQQSRGPATEAILSLKPAAYWRLDEFNGPRARDLSGHQRDAFYEPAIAYFLEGPKSKSFCKEGETNRAVHFAGDRLQSRINDLSDQFTISLWLWNGMPLDAREISGWMFSQGPDHGLAAYGDHLGVGGTEFPGKLIFMNGADRKLHSGKTAIKRWTWNHVALVRDGKSLKVYLNGKLEIDLQTTSAKAGPMLDQIFFGGRTDNQSNWEGRLDEIAVFNRVLTDAEVQKLAK, from the coding sequence ATGAAATCGCCACTCGCCCCGCTCCTGCTTGCCGCCCTGGCATTGTTGATACCGTCGCAGGTGTTTGCTGAACTGCAGGCAGGTGCCACCATTGTTGATGTTACTCCCACCAAATTCCCTGTTCTTGTCAACGGCAGTATGACCAGTCGCAGCGTGAGCACGGTCAAAACCAAAGTCAACGCCCGCGCCATCGTTGTTGCTGACGGAGAAGAACGATTGGCGATTGTCGTTGTCGACAGTTGCATGCTGCCCCGTCCCCTGCTGGATGAAGTCAAAAAGCTGGCCGCACAACGAACCAAAATTCCTGCCGACCATATTCTGATCTCCGCCACGCATGCTCACTCGGCCCCTTCCAGCCTGGCCTGCCTGGGAACCGACGCCGATCCTGAATACGTCCCCTTTCTCAGAGGGAAACTGGTGGATGCGATCGCTGCCGCGGAAGCGAACCTGGAACCCGCCCAAGTCGGTTGGGGATCAGAAAACGCTGCCGACTACACGGCACTCAGACGCTGGATCCTGCGATCCGATCGACTCAGAAATGATCCGTTCGGCAATCCCACCGTCCGCGCCACCATGCACGCCGGTACCAACTGGGACAACGCCGTCGGTGAATCCGGACCAGAGGACCCGGAATTATCGTTGATCTCGTTCCGCGCGAAAAATGGACGCCCCATTGCGCTGCTGGCGAATTTCTCCATGCACTATTTCGGCGATGGAGCGCTCTCTGCTGACTACTTCGGCCTGTACTGTAATGGACTGCAGGAAAAACTGGGCAAAAAAGATGTGAAAGATGCACCCGCGTTTGTCGCCATCATGTCGCATGGTTGCAGTGGTGACATCTACCGCCGTGACTACACTAAACCCAAAGATCAATGGGCGATTACCAATGATATTAACGAGTATTCTGATGGGCTGATCAAAATCACCATGCAGGCGTACAAGAATATCAACTACCTTGAAGATGCTGATATCGAGATGGCGGAAAACCGTCTGCAGATGAACTATCGCGTTCCCAATAAACAGTTGCTGGAGTGGTCTCAGCGCATCGTGAAAGAACTCGGTGACCGTCTCCCTAAAACCCAGGAAGAAATCTACGCACGCGAACAGGTCATCCTGCACGAACGCCAGTCGACGGAAATCGTCACGCAGGCGCTTCGTATCGGCGATATTGCAATCACAACCACTCCCAATGAAACCTATGCGTTGACCGGCCTGAAACTGAAACGACAAAGCCCACTTAAACAGACAATGGTCATTGAGCTGGCCAATGGGGGCGACGGTTATATTCCTCCTCCTGAACAGCATCTGCTGGGGGGCTATAACACCTGGGCTGCCCGTTCTGCTGGTCTCGAAGTTTTAGCGGAACCCCGCATTGTAGAATCTGATCTGGAACTGCTGGAAAAAGTGACCAATCAGCGTCGCAAATTCTACCAGCAGAGTCGAGGACCGGCGACAGAAGCGATTCTCTCGCTCAAACCAGCCGCATACTGGCGTCTGGATGAATTCAACGGTCCGCGTGCCCGCGATCTGTCCGGTCATCAACGCGATGCTTTTTATGAACCGGCCATCGCTTACTTCCTGGAAGGCCCCAAATCGAAATCATTCTGTAAAGAGGGGGAAACCAACCGCGCAGTCCACTTCGCCGGGGATCGTCTGCAGTCTCGCATCAACGATCTCAGCGATCAGTTTACGATCTCACTCTGGCTCTGGAATGGCATGCCCCTGGATGCCCGCGAGATCAGCGGCTGGATGTTTTCACAGGGACCCGACCATGGGCTGGCCGCTTACGGAGATCACCTGGGTGTCGGCGGTACAGAGTTTCCCGGCAAACTGATCTTCATGAACGGAGCCGACCGTAAGCTACATTCAGGCAAAACGGCCATCAAACGCTGGACGTGGAACCACGTGGCCCTGGTCCGCGACGGGAAATCACTCAAAGTCTATCTGAACGGCAAACTGGAAATCGA
- a CDS encoding DUF1559 domain-containing protein — protein sequence MNTFTSRAARRFGFTLIELLVVIAIIAILIALLLPAVQQAREAARRSQCKNNMKQIGLALHNYHDVYVKFPIGSRYPNDQPNNWRFALLPYMDQANIYEKAKTGPGSDVDFWEGGGGTYNGDTLLFKDKVITPIYMCPSSSDPAISYANGELGQGSQSHMYVGIMGAYPDPAGNSNVAYETQYNSFATNNGTLLINECRGLRDITDGSSNTIIIGEQSRNSSSNPVLRRSDYTSGWAGTSVAGTVAQWIAGSPMQHKFGTGVTSVFHSPNPSSTGSEANAQWDWNTPLTSYHTGGVHVLLGDGATRFLGDNTDLLLIQKLCARNDGMTVGEW from the coding sequence ATGAATACTTTTACTTCGCGCGCAGCGCGCCGCTTTGGTTTTACCCTCATTGAATTACTGGTCGTGATCGCGATTATTGCGATTCTGATTGCCCTGCTCCTGCCTGCCGTACAACAGGCTCGCGAAGCAGCTCGCCGCAGTCAGTGCAAAAATAATATGAAACAGATTGGACTGGCGCTGCACAATTATCATGACGTCTACGTCAAATTCCCGATCGGTTCACGTTACCCCAATGACCAGCCGAACAACTGGCGTTTTGCATTATTGCCTTATATGGATCAGGCCAATATTTACGAGAAAGCAAAAACCGGACCCGGTTCTGACGTTGATTTCTGGGAAGGGGGCGGCGGCACTTATAACGGCGACACCCTGCTCTTCAAAGACAAAGTCATCACACCAATCTATATGTGCCCGTCCAGTTCAGACCCTGCGATCAGCTATGCCAACGGAGAGTTGGGACAAGGTTCACAGTCACACATGTATGTCGGCATCATGGGCGCATACCCTGATCCCGCCGGTAACTCTAATGTCGCTTATGAAACACAGTACAACAGTTTCGCGACAAACAATGGAACGCTGTTAATCAACGAATGTCGTGGTTTGCGCGATATCACCGACGGCAGTTCCAATACGATCATCATTGGAGAGCAATCACGCAACTCCAGCAGCAATCCTGTTCTCAGACGGTCCGATTATACCTCAGGCTGGGCAGGCACCAGTGTCGCAGGCACCGTTGCCCAATGGATCGCCGGCTCACCGATGCAACATAAATTCGGAACCGGAGTCACTTCGGTTTTTCACAGTCCGAACCCCAGTTCCACGGGCAGCGAAGCCAATGCCCAATGGGACTGGAACACACCGCTCACATCCTATCACACCGGCGGAGTCCATGTGCTGCTGGGTGATGGTGCAACTCGCTTCCTGGGCGACAATACAGACCTCCTGCTAATCCAGAAGTTGTGTGCACGAAATGACGGCATGACGGTCGGGGAATGGTAA
- a CDS encoding carboxypeptidase regulatory-like domain-containing protein: MDGSPLQEASIQFTSPKTGESAYANLDENGRYSITFPKADIGSAYEITITPPVVEEENAMALAEQAQNKSTMKIPAKYSDRTTSGLSARVEQAGTNEADFELKSK, translated from the coding sequence ATGGACGGTTCTCCCCTGCAAGAAGCCAGCATCCAGTTCACGTCTCCCAAAACCGGGGAAAGCGCCTACGCGAACCTGGATGAAAATGGCAGGTATTCGATCACGTTTCCTAAAGCTGACATCGGTTCTGCATACGAAATCACAATCACCCCGCCGGTCGTCGAGGAAGAAAACGCGATGGCACTGGCAGAACAGGCTCAGAATAAATCAACCATGAAGATTCCAGCTAAATACTCTGATCGCACTACCAGCGGTCTTTCCGCCCGCGTTGAACAGGCGGGAACAAACGAAGCTGATTTTGAGTTAAAAAGTAAATAA
- a CDS encoding DUF1559 domain-containing protein, with product MSRNVHSKKGFTLIELLVVIAIIAILIALLLPAVQQAREAARRSTCKNNLKQIGLALHNYHETHRIFPYGYNTVPAPGCSDGTGDIRTGWAFFILPFIDQAPLYQYCNTNGASDCAIWHTTTALIDTGGTGARATIPVYNCPSDPMGGINIDISTKVFGKSNYKGVTNEATNQAFTFGTSAVTSRMRDFTDGTSNTIQVGEAATMGNYVGAVWMGVIDDVHDNMANATATAAWAINGTDSDAFNSTHTGGCHFLLGDGKVRFISENINRELYEDLATKNGGEVIGEY from the coding sequence ATGTCGAGGAACGTACACAGTAAGAAGGGATTCACCCTGATTGAGCTACTCGTGGTGATTGCCATCATCGCGATTCTGATTGCATTACTGCTGCCAGCCGTACAACAGGCACGCGAAGCAGCACGTCGCAGCACCTGTAAAAATAACCTGAAACAGATCGGGCTGGCATTACACAACTACCACGAGACACACCGTATCTTCCCTTATGGCTACAACACTGTTCCCGCTCCGGGTTGTTCCGATGGAACTGGAGACATCCGCACTGGCTGGGCGTTCTTCATCCTGCCGTTCATCGATCAGGCTCCACTCTACCAGTATTGTAACACTAATGGAGCCTCAGACTGTGCAATCTGGCACACCACGACTGCTTTGATTGATACCGGCGGAACCGGAGCCCGCGCTACGATTCCTGTCTACAACTGCCCTTCTGATCCCATGGGTGGTATCAATATCGATATCTCAACCAAAGTGTTTGGGAAATCCAATTACAAGGGAGTCACCAACGAAGCCACCAACCAGGCTTTTACGTTTGGCACCAGTGCCGTTACTTCTCGCATGCGTGACTTCACCGATGGAACCAGCAATACCATCCAGGTAGGTGAGGCTGCAACCATGGGAAATTATGTAGGGGCCGTCTGGATGGGCGTGATTGATGACGTTCATGATAATATGGCCAATGCAACCGCTACTGCTGCCTGGGCGATCAACGGAACCGATTCTGACGCGTTCAACAGTACCCATACTGGTGGATGCCACTTCCTCCTGGGAGACGGAAAAGTCCGTTTTATCTCCGAGAACATTAATCGTGAGCTTTACGAAGATCTGGCCACCAAGAATGGTGGCGAAGTCATCGGCGAATATTAA
- a CDS encoding cupin domain-containing protein → MDHITRPKEEDEYFFEEGCFILEMSHPDEDPKVSLARARVEPGKKTRFHRLKGTFERYIMLSGTGLVEVGDYPPTEVYPGDVVRIPPDTDQSITNIGEDDLVFFVVCNPHFLKSCYIDTESGR, encoded by the coding sequence ATGGATCACATTACTCGCCCCAAAGAAGAAGACGAATATTTTTTCGAAGAAGGCTGTTTCATACTCGAAATGTCACACCCCGATGAAGATCCAAAAGTCTCCCTCGCCCGAGCGCGTGTGGAACCGGGTAAGAAAACCCGCTTTCATCGGCTCAAAGGAACATTTGAGCGTTATATCATGCTCTCGGGAACCGGTCTCGTCGAAGTCGGCGACTATCCCCCCACCGAAGTCTATCCCGGCGATGTAGTTCGCATCCCCCCCGACACCGACCAGAGCATCACTAATATCGGCGAAGACGATCTGGTCTTCTTCGTAGTCTGTAATCCACACTTCCTCAAATCATGCTACATCGACACCGAAAGTGGACGATAG